From the genome of Aerococcus urinaehominis:
AGTCCCTAAATAAATCTTGGTAGGGATAGAGATAGGCCTGGCCCAGGCTGGCAAAGTAGATGATTGTAAAAGTGATCCCACCCTGGTCCTCACACTGGCCCATATGCCGTAGTTGGTGGCTATGGATATTGTGAAGGGGAAAGCGGGTTTTCTGGTTGGTTTGCTTGGCTTCAAAATCTAAATAATAGCCCTGGTAGATGCCATTATAATCGGTAGTTGATGCCTGCCGGTAGTAAGCCTCCCGGATGACCGCCCGTGACCGCTTGGGATAGTCCACTTTAACAATCTGAATGGGGGTCGGTTTTTTATGGATGACCGCCAGCTTGCGGTTGAGATACCACTGGTTGGACTTGTTGATCATCTCTTCGA
Proteins encoded in this window:
- the recU gene encoding Holliday junction resolvase RecU, with amino-acid sequence MVRYPDGSSYQPAGHSLTNQPISNQQGTASFAKRGMKLEEMINKSNQWYLNRKLAVIHKKPTPIQIVKVDYPKRSRAVIREAYYRQASTTDYNGIYQGYYLDFEAKQTNQKTRFPLHNIHSHQLRHMGQCEDQGGITFTIIYFASLGQAYLYPYQDLFRDWQASQADGAKSISLAKIKDCGYEIPRRISPHLDYLAAVDQLIADRQAGR